The Luteolibacter rhizosphaerae region GGCGATCACGGGTGAGTCCGCGCCGGTGATCCGCGAGAGCGGCGGGGACCGCAGCGCGGTGACGGGCGGCACGCGGGTGATCAGCGACCGGATCGTGATTAAGATCACGTCCGAGAAAGGGAATACTTTCCTGGACCGGATGATCTCGATGGTGGAGGGGGCGAAGCGGCAGAAGACGCCGAACGAGATCGCGCTGACGATCCTGCTTTCGGCGATGACGCTGATCTTCCTGCTGGTGTGTATCACGCTGAAGCCCTTCGGTGTCTATGCGGGCATGGAGTTCACGACGCCGGTGCTGGTGGCGTTGCTGGTGTGCCTGATCCCGACGACGATCGGTGGTCTGCTGAGTGCGATCGGGATCAGCGGGATCGACCGGCTGATCCGGAGAAATGTGATCGCGACGAGCGGCCGTGCGGTGGAGGCGGCGGGTGATATCGACGTGCTGCTGCTGGACAAGACGGGGACGATCACGATCGGGAACCGGATGGCGTCCGCTTTCCTGCCGGCACCGGGAGTGGGCGAGCAGGAACTGGCGGATGCGGCGCAGTTGGCCTCGCTGGCGGATGAGACGCCGGAAGGGCGGAGCATCGTGGTGCTGGCGAAGGAACAATTCGGCATACGCGGGCGGGAGCTGCAGGCGCCGCATGCGAGCTTCGTGCCCTTTGCGGCGCAGACGCGGATGAGCGGCGTGGACCTCGATGGACGAAGTATCCGGAAGGGTGCGGCGGAGTCGGTGCAGCGCTGGGTGGAGGAGCAGGGAGGGAGATTCCCCGAGGAAGTTTCGGCTGCGGTGGAAGCGGCGGCGCGGGCCGGGCGGACCCCGCTGGTGGTGGCAGAGGGGAAGAAAGTGCTCGGCGTGGTGGAGCTGAAGGATGTGGTGAAGGGCGGGATCAAGGAGCGCTTCGCGCAGCTCCGGAAGATGGGCATCCGCACGGTGATGATCACCGGCGACAATCCGATGACCGCGGCGGCGATCGCGGCGGAGGCGGGTGTGGATGATTTCATGGCGCAGGCGACGCCGGAAGATAAGCTGAAGCGGATCCGGGCAGAGCAGGCCGCAGGTCACCTCGTCGCGATGACCGGCGATGGCACGAACGATGCACCGGCATTGGCCCAGGCGGACGTGGGCGTGGCGATGAACACGGGCACGCAGGCGGCACGCGAGGCGGGCAACATGGTGGACCTGGACAGCAACCCGACGAAGCTGATCGAGATCGTGGAGATCGGGAAGCAGCTGCTGATGACGCGCGGTTCGCTGACGACCTTCTCGATCGCGAATGATGTGGCGAAGTACTTCGCGATCATCCCGGCGATGCTGATGGTGACCTTCCCGGCGATCTCGCCGCTGAACGTGATGAAGCTGGCCTCGCCGCAGAGTGCGATCCTGAGTGCGGTGATTTTCAATGCGCTCATCATCATCGCGCTGATCCCGCTGGCGCTGAAGGGAGTGGCCTACAAGCCGCTCGGCGCGATGGCGGTGCTGCGCCGTAACCTGCTGGTTTACGGACTAGGTGGCTTGTTGCTGCCCTTCGCGGGGATCAAGGCGGTGGATCTGGTGGTTTCAACTCTCAAACTTGTCTGAACATGAATGCATTTGTTTCTGAGATTCGCAGTGCGGTCGGAGCGACCGTGGTGCTGGGTGTGATCTGTTGCGGTGCCTATCCCGTGGTGGTGACGGCGATTGCGAAGACGGCGTTCGCCGAGAAGGCGGATGGCAGCTTGATCCGGGATGGCTCGGGCAAGGTGGTGGGCTCCGCGTTGCTGGGGCAGAACTTCTCGGGTGAGAAGTATTTCCATCCGCGGCCTTCGGCGGCGGGGGTGAATGGTTACGATGCCGCGAGCTCGAGCGGCAGCAATCTGGGGCCAACCTCGCAGAAGTTGGCGGACTTGCTGAGAGAGCGGGTGGCGGCTTACCGGGTGGCGAACGGTCTCGCGGCGGACCAAGATGTGCCGGCGGATGCGGTCACGGCATCGGGGAGCGGCTTGGATCCTCACATCAGTCCGGCGAATGCGGGGCTGCAGGCCGGGAGGGTGGCAAAAGCTCGGAATCTTCCGGTGGAAAAAGTGCGGGAGCTGATCGAAGCTCACACCGGGAAGCCCGATCTCGGAATCCTGGGAGATGCCGGGGTGAATGTCCTGCAACTGAACCTCGCGCTCGACGCGATCTCGCCATGAAAATGCCGGTGTTGTGTTTCCTCTCGGTGATGATGCTCGCGAGTTGCGGGAAAGAGGGCGAGCTGCCCGATGAGAAGAAGGTGGCGATGGAGCGGCTGGTGGAATCGCAGTCGGGGCCGCGCTACTTTCAGGCGGTGGAGGGGAAGGCGGTGCCGGACGAGCAGGGGGAAGTTTGGATCGATGTGGGAGAGGCTCGCGAGCAGGTCGAAAGGATTGTACGCGAGAGAAAGGGTAATCAGGCAATGAAGGAGCGGATCTACAAGCTGATCGACGAGGCGGCGACTCCCCATCCCTCGCGGGCGGTGGGTGGCGAGCGGGCGAGCCTCGCGAAGCTGAACGTGGCGCTGGATGCGGCCCCGTGAACTGCTAGGGTGGTGACAGGCAAGGCCAAGCGATGAGCGACGACTACCGCCCGGACCCCGACCTTCTGCTCGCGCAGATGCAGCGCGAGGAGCGGGGGCGTCGCGCGGGGCGACTCTTCATCTTCCTGGGCATGTGTCCGGGGGTGGGGAAGACCTATGCGATGCTACAGGCGGCGCGGCAGCGGCGGAACGAGGGGATCCGCGTGTTGGCGGGAGTGGTGGAGACTCATGGCCGGGCGGAGACAAAGGCGCTGCTGGAAGGGATCGAGGTTCTGCCACGTAGGAAGATCGAGCACGGCGGGCATCTGCTGGAGGAGTTCGATCTGGATGCCGCTTTGGCGCGGAGGCCGGAGCTGCTGCTGGTGGATGAGCTGGCACACACGAATGCGGCGGGCAGCCGCCATAACAAGCGTTATCAGGACGTGCTGGAGCTGCTGGACAGCGGCATCGACATCTACACCACGCTCAACGTCCAGCACATCGAGAGTCAGGTGGACATCGTGCGCCAGATCACGGGGGTGGCGGTGCAGGAGACGGTGCCCGACTCGGTGCTCGATCGCGCACATGAGATCCAATTGATCGACCTGAGCGTGGAGAAGCTTCTGCAGCGCTTGGCCGAGGGGAAAATCTATCAGAGTGAAAGGGCGCACGCGGCTTTCGACGGGTTCTTCCGTGAAGGGAATCTGACGGCATTGCGCGAGATGGCGTTGCGCTTCACGGCGGAGCGGGTGGACCGGGATGTGGAGGATTTTCGCCGGGCAAGGCGGGATCCGAGTCCGTGGAAAACGAATGCGCGCTTGCTGGTGGGAGTGGCGCCGACTCCCTACTCGGAGAGTTTGGTGAGGTGGACGCGGCGTGCGGCAACGAGGATCGGCTGCCCGTGGATCGGGGTGTGGGTGGAGGGCGTGAGGAAGCTGGGACCGGGCGAAGAAGAGTTGCTGGCGCGCGGACTGGCGCTGGTGAGGAAGCTGGGAGGAGAGGTGGTGCATGTGACAGGTGAGGATGTGGCCAAGGCCCTGTTAGAGGTGGCGCGGGATCGGAACGTGAGCCAGATCGTGGTCGGTAAGTCGGACGGGAAGAAGCCGTGGAAGCGGACTCTGACCGACCGGGTGATCGCGGGGAGCGGGGATATCGATGTGTGTGTGGTGCGGCCCTTTGCGGGGAAAGCGGCGCGAAAGGTCGATGAAGTTCCCGAGCCGATAAAGTCGGCGTGGGGCGATTACACGGGGGCGGTGGTCCTGACTGGCGTAGCGACAGGCTTGGGCTTGGCCGCGCAGCCATTCACCGGATACACGGTTCCGGCGTTTATCTACCTGCTGGCGATCGTGCTGGGCTCGATGCGTTGGGCGAGAGGCGCGACGCTGATGATGGCGGCGATCTCGGCATTGGCGTGGAACATTCTGTTCATCCCGCCGAAGTTCACGGTGAACGTGGACCAGCCCGAGGACATGGCGATGCTGGTGATGTTCTTCGTGGTGGCACTGGCGATGGGGCAACTGACGACGCGGCTGCGGATGCGCGAGGTGGCGGAGCGGCAAAGGCAGCGACATACGGATGCACTGCTGCGGGTGACCCAGCAGGCGGCGCTGAGCCCCGAGACGGGGAAAGGCTTGGAATCGGCCTTGCGCGTGATCGAGTCGATCTTAGGCGGGCAAGTGGCGCTGCTGCTGCGGCAGGATGACCACTCGCTGGGCCGGGTGCCTCACGCAGCGAGTGCCTTTCAGCCGGAGGAGAGCGAGTTTGCGGTCGGGGCGTGGAGTTTCACGAACCACCGGCCGGCGGGGCGCTTCACGGACACGCTGCCTTCCGCGCAGGCGACATGGTTTCCCCTGCAGACGGCGACATCGACGATGGGAGTGATCGGCCTGAAGCGTGACAAGGAGACGCTGGTCTTCACGGAGCGGCAGGCGATGGAAGCCTTCGCGCTGCAACTCGCTCTGGTGCTCGAGAAAGAGCATTTCATCGAGGCGGTGCAGCATGCGGAGAAGCTGGAGGAAGGGGAGAAGCTGAGGCGGGCGCTCTTCGACAGTGTCTCGCATGAATTGAAGACGCCGATCGCGGTGATCCGGGCGGCGGTGGAAACGGGGGAGTCCGATCCGCGCCTGGCGGAGATCGACGTGGCTTCCCGGAGACTGCAGCGGATCGTCGAGGGTCTGCTCCAGATGACGCGGCTGGAGGCTTCCGTGATCGAGCCCAGGCCGGAGTGGTGCGATGTGAACGACATCGTCTCGGGTGCGCTGGAGGTGACGCGGGAGCCGCTGAAGCATCGCGAGGTGAGCTTGGACATTCCGGCGGATCTGCCGCTGGTGAAGACGGACCACGGCCTGCTGGAGCAGAGCCTCGCGAACCTGCTGCACAATGCGGCGGTGCATACGCCGGAAGGTTCGGCGGTGGAGCTGTCGGTAGCGCGGCGGGCGAGGGGGATCGAGTTCGTGGTGAGGGACCATGGCAAGGGGCTGGCGGAGGGCGAGG contains the following coding sequences:
- the kdpB gene encoding potassium-transporting ATPase subunit KdpB, whose product is MSANAPSLFDKAILVPAIGDAFKKLDPRLMVRNPVMFVTEVAAVLTTAAIFTTPGERGFIFQLAVWLWFTVIFANFAEAVAEGRGKAQADSLRKARKDTMARRLVKGREEKVPANSLEKGDTVVCETGDVIPADGEVTEGIASVDEAAITGESAPVIRESGGDRSAVTGGTRVISDRIVIKITSEKGNTFLDRMISMVEGAKRQKTPNEIALTILLSAMTLIFLLVCITLKPFGVYAGMEFTTPVLVALLVCLIPTTIGGLLSAIGISGIDRLIRRNVIATSGRAVEAAGDIDVLLLDKTGTITIGNRMASAFLPAPGVGEQELADAAQLASLADETPEGRSIVVLAKEQFGIRGRELQAPHASFVPFAAQTRMSGVDLDGRSIRKGAAESVQRWVEEQGGRFPEEVSAAVEAAARAGRTPLVVAEGKKVLGVVELKDVVKGGIKERFAQLRKMGIRTVMITGDNPMTAAAIAAEAGVDDFMAQATPEDKLKRIRAEQAAGHLVAMTGDGTNDAPALAQADVGVAMNTGTQAAREAGNMVDLDSNPTKLIEIVEIGKQLLMTRGSLTTFSIANDVAKYFAIIPAMLMVTFPAISPLNVMKLASPQSAILSAVIFNALIIIALIPLALKGVAYKPLGAMAVLRRNLLVYGLGGLLLPFAGIKAVDLVVSTLKLV
- the kdpC gene encoding K(+)-transporting ATPase subunit C, translating into MNAFVSEIRSAVGATVVLGVICCGAYPVVVTAIAKTAFAEKADGSLIRDGSGKVVGSALLGQNFSGEKYFHPRPSAAGVNGYDAASSSGSNLGPTSQKLADLLRERVAAYRVANGLAADQDVPADAVTASGSGLDPHISPANAGLQAGRVAKARNLPVEKVRELIEAHTGKPDLGILGDAGVNVLQLNLALDAISP
- a CDS encoding sensor histidine kinase, which codes for MSDDYRPDPDLLLAQMQREERGRRAGRLFIFLGMCPGVGKTYAMLQAARQRRNEGIRVLAGVVETHGRAETKALLEGIEVLPRRKIEHGGHLLEEFDLDAALARRPELLLVDELAHTNAAGSRHNKRYQDVLELLDSGIDIYTTLNVQHIESQVDIVRQITGVAVQETVPDSVLDRAHEIQLIDLSVEKLLQRLAEGKIYQSERAHAAFDGFFREGNLTALREMALRFTAERVDRDVEDFRRARRDPSPWKTNARLLVGVAPTPYSESLVRWTRRAATRIGCPWIGVWVEGVRKLGPGEEELLARGLALVRKLGGEVVHVTGEDVAKALLEVARDRNVSQIVVGKSDGKKPWKRTLTDRVIAGSGDIDVCVVRPFAGKAARKVDEVPEPIKSAWGDYTGAVVLTGVATGLGLAAQPFTGYTVPAFIYLLAIVLGSMRWARGATLMMAAISALAWNILFIPPKFTVNVDQPEDMAMLVMFFVVALAMGQLTTRLRMREVAERQRQRHTDALLRVTQQAALSPETGKGLESALRVIESILGGQVALLLRQDDHSLGRVPHAASAFQPEESEFAVGAWSFTNHRPAGRFTDTLPSAQATWFPLQTATSTMGVIGLKRDKETLVFTERQAMEAFALQLALVLEKEHFIEAVQHAEKLEEGEKLRRALFDSVSHELKTPIAVIRAAVETGESDPRLAEIDVASRRLQRIVEGLLQMTRLEASVIEPRPEWCDVNDIVSGALEVTREPLKHREVSLDIPADLPLVKTDHGLLEQSLANLLHNAAVHTPEGSAVELSVARRARGIEFVVRDHGKGLAEGEERKIFGKFYRAPGAPAGGTGLGLSIVKGFLRALGGEVLVRNHPAGGAEFTILLPAETMDANTLTPATT